One Sphaerisporangium krabiense DNA segment encodes these proteins:
- a CDS encoding putative quinol monooxygenase — MFGLVVRFTCKDEASAAAFDQLVAETIEKIRTEEPGTLVYASHLVEGQPLQRIFYELYRDRAAFDTHEEQEHTRRFLGARDELLASVEVDWLSLQTGKGTAG; from the coding sequence ATGTTCGGTCTGGTGGTCCGATTCACCTGTAAGGACGAGGCGAGCGCGGCGGCGTTCGATCAACTGGTCGCCGAGACCATCGAGAAGATCCGCACAGAAGAGCCGGGGACACTGGTGTACGCGTCCCACCTGGTGGAGGGCCAGCCGCTCCAGCGGATCTTCTACGAGCTGTACCGGGACCGGGCGGCCTTCGACACCCACGAGGAGCAGGAGCACACCCGGCGGTTCCTCGGGGCGCGGGATGAGCTGCTGGCCTCGGTCGAGGTCGACTGGCTGTCGCTCCAGACCGGTAAGGGAACGGCAGGGTGA
- a CDS encoding ATP-binding protein: protein MTAPTNSRKGTGEWQQTFLGRVEQVRAVRRFVKTHLPDHADADLIASELATNAVEHTHTGQPGGTFTATVKHHPDGTAYIEIADQGGPIAFGARTSTREGGRGLHLVTALTTTWGVKGDAAGRIVWAELPPPTP, encoded by the coding sequence GTGACCGCACCCACAAACAGCCGCAAAGGCACCGGAGAATGGCAACAAACCTTCCTCGGACGAGTGGAGCAGGTGCGCGCGGTCCGCCGCTTCGTCAAGACCCATCTCCCCGACCACGCCGACGCCGATCTCATCGCCAGCGAACTCGCCACCAACGCCGTCGAGCACACCCACACCGGACAACCCGGCGGAACCTTCACCGCCACCGTCAAGCACCACCCCGATGGAACCGCCTACATCGAGATCGCCGACCAAGGCGGCCCCATCGCGTTCGGCGCCCGCACCTCCACCCGCGAAGGCGGACGAGGACTCCACCTCGTCACCGCCCTCACCACAACCTGGGGAGTCAAAGGCGACGCCGCCGGCCGCATCGTCTGGGCCGAGCTACCCCCACCCACCCCATGA
- a CDS encoding helix-turn-helix domain-containing protein, with the protein MSTEYQRALGRRIAQERKRRGLSQPELARLVDRSVAWISQVERGVRKVDRMSVLEKVAEALDIPLSELAAEAPVVAASAEEIPGTASLRLVLSGAHSLRAMLHSAPVPPTSEIKPRVDRAWELTHESRYVELADLLRGLVPALETAARSAPEERRAELFQLLAVTYQACSAALAKLGEPEAAWIAADRAIVAAERAGDPLMMAAGAFRLGFVFLGARHFDQVEETARTASEALWFLVDEGKPEAMSLWGGLTLQRAVAASRLNEATTAYEHLARAREVAERLGEGRNDYNTEFGPANVTLHEVAVGVELGDAGHALRVGTAVDTSALSPERRARLYVDLARAHAQRRQVEEAVSALLEAETITPEQIRNHRITYQLVSDLLTMQDPPSPELRELADRIGV; encoded by the coding sequence GTGAGCACCGAATACCAACGGGCACTAGGCCGGCGGATCGCCCAGGAACGTAAGCGACGCGGCCTGTCGCAACCGGAGCTGGCGCGGCTGGTCGACCGGTCGGTGGCGTGGATCTCCCAGGTAGAGCGCGGTGTCCGCAAGGTCGACCGCATGTCGGTCCTGGAGAAGGTCGCCGAGGCTCTGGACATCCCGTTGTCGGAGCTGGCGGCGGAGGCGCCGGTCGTCGCGGCCTCCGCTGAGGAGATACCGGGAACGGCGAGTCTGCGTCTGGTGCTCTCGGGGGCCCATTCGCTGCGGGCCATGCTGCACTCGGCGCCTGTCCCGCCTACATCGGAGATCAAGCCGCGGGTCGATCGGGCTTGGGAGCTGACGCACGAGAGCCGGTATGTCGAGCTGGCCGACCTGCTGCGCGGGTTGGTGCCCGCGTTGGAGACCGCTGCCCGCTCGGCTCCCGAGGAGCGGCGGGCGGAGCTGTTCCAACTGCTGGCGGTGACCTATCAGGCGTGCTCGGCGGCGCTGGCCAAGCTCGGCGAGCCGGAGGCGGCGTGGATCGCCGCTGATCGGGCGATCGTCGCGGCGGAACGAGCGGGCGATCCGCTGATGATGGCGGCCGGCGCTTTCCGGCTCGGCTTCGTCTTCTTGGGCGCGCGTCACTTCGACCAGGTGGAGGAGACGGCGCGGACGGCCTCGGAGGCGCTGTGGTTCCTGGTCGATGAGGGCAAGCCGGAGGCCATGTCGTTGTGGGGTGGTCTTACCCTGCAACGGGCCGTGGCCGCGTCCCGGTTGAACGAGGCCACTACCGCCTATGAACATCTGGCGCGGGCTCGTGAGGTCGCGGAGCGGCTGGGAGAGGGGCGCAACGACTACAACACCGAGTTCGGGCCGGCCAACGTCACGCTGCATGAGGTGGCCGTGGGGGTCGAGCTGGGCGATGCCGGTCACGCGCTTCGGGTCGGGACGGCGGTGGACACCTCGGCGCTGTCACCTGAGCGGCGTGCCCGGCTTTATGTCGACCTGGCTCGCGCTCATGCGCAGCGCCGTCAGGTCGAGGAGGCCGTATCCGCCCTCCTGGAGGCTGAGACGATCACGCCGGAGCAGATACGGAACCACCGAATCACCTACCAGTTGGTGTCCGATTTGCTGACCATGCAAGACCCGCCCTCTCCTGAGCTGCGGGAACTCGCCGACCGGATCGGCGTGTAG
- a CDS encoding helix-turn-helix transcriptional regulator: protein MREDVSHLVLSMGKLMSDVNVLALLLLMCTLGGNKPEQVEEQWWDRHEIASYLKVKPATVSSYIHRQQFPKHEEFRGRKQVWRRTTIETWRGQQRGSVIVAETVEVRSPDSPREPTVQNPDGTFGHLTDHDTAYGVVQARLDLCEAARSLSESAKQLAAIPTNEQPDTSTKILKQAKDLRLKAEEIIDKAAVYKRMCGAPRPGVYQSIGFTSEAARRDYQKAGQRIHNRLHIGNVEALEKLQDKQAKELDRWHGETGSSTAQGIRRLRLLITLNRLRKQELAMNASNLQQAKQLHRIIRHQAVIYAELTRLDGAEIEWFAAASSARDKAEDLRAYIHQQLKDDLNLGPA, encoded by the coding sequence ATGAGAGAAGATGTGTCTCACCTCGTCCTGTCGATGGGAAAGCTGATGAGTGACGTCAATGTCCTTGCACTCCTTCTACTCATGTGCACGCTTGGCGGGAACAAGCCAGAACAGGTGGAGGAGCAGTGGTGGGATAGACATGAGATCGCAAGTTACCTGAAAGTGAAGCCAGCGACCGTCAGTTCCTATATCCACCGGCAGCAATTCCCCAAGCACGAGGAATTCCGAGGGCGAAAGCAAGTCTGGAGACGGACGACCATCGAGACATGGCGAGGCCAACAACGCGGTTCCGTCATAGTGGCTGAGACTGTGGAGGTCCGTAGTCCTGATAGTCCCAGGGAACCGACAGTTCAGAATCCCGATGGCACCTTCGGCCATCTAACGGACCATGATACGGCCTACGGGGTCGTTCAAGCCCGGCTCGACCTATGTGAAGCTGCTCGCTCTCTATCTGAGAGCGCTAAGCAGCTTGCCGCCATCCCGACTAACGAACAACCTGATACATCTACCAAAATTCTGAAGCAAGCGAAGGATTTGCGACTTAAAGCCGAGGAAATCATCGACAAAGCGGCCGTGTATAAGCGCATGTGTGGGGCACCGCGGCCAGGTGTATATCAATCCATCGGCTTCACATCAGAGGCAGCGCGCCGCGATTATCAAAAAGCAGGCCAACGCATTCACAACCGACTCCACATTGGGAATGTCGAAGCTCTAGAAAAGTTGCAAGATAAGCAAGCAAAGGAACTGGATCGCTGGCATGGCGAGACGGGTTCAAGTACGGCTCAGGGGATCCGCCGCCTGCGTCTCCTTATTACTTTAAATAGACTGCGGAAGCAAGAGCTCGCCATGAATGCGTCCAACCTCCAGCAAGCGAAGCAATTGCATCGAATCATTAGACACCAGGCCGTGATTTATGCGGAACTCACAAGATTGGATGGCGCAGAGATCGAGTGGTTTGCGGCCGCAAGTAGTGCTAGAGATAAAGCGGAGGATCTTCGGGCATATATCCACCAACAACTCAAAGACGATTTAAATCTTGGACCGGCCTAA